attaatttaaaaaaattattatatattttcagaaacactttgataggtttgtgttttttgtggAAAGCTAAGATGATAGCAGTACATGGCAACATATTTCATTAAAGTGAGGTTACAGAATTTGAAAGATTCTTTGTAACTAACTTTCTCCTGACatagtgttttcattttcttacaggTTTGGGTTATGCTGATGTAGAGAATCGTGTAATATGTAAACCAGAGACAATCATGCGAATTGCTAGTATTAGCAAGTGTCTTACCATGATGGCTGTTGCTAAATTGTGGGAAGAGGGAAAACTGGATTTAGATGCTCCAGTACAGAAATATGTCCctgaatttccagaaaaaatctATGAGGGTGAAAAGGTATGTGAGAGTTTATTGGTAACACTTATTTGGCTTTTGTTCGTGCCATTGCCCAGCCGTGTGTGTTTGTACCTGGATCTATTGATGTAGAACACCAGAAATCCTTTAGACATGTACTGATGTTTACTGCTTGAAAAAACAACATTGGAAGTTTGGATCTTCAGTTTTGTATTAAGAGTATGTATGTGTccatgtgcatatatatgcatgtatttttgtatatatactTAAATacgtatatgtatgtattttaaaccAGTTTAATACACAGTGTTTAAAAGCTTCTATATCTTTGACTCTTCCTTGTTATGTTCTTTTGGGTGATTCAGTATGCTTTGTGTCTTTAATTACAAAGGCTTGTCCTTTGATATTGTCCTTTCTACCTAGGTTGTTATTACTACAAGACTGTTAGTTTCACACTTGAGTGGCATTCGTCACTATGAAAAAGATATTACAAAagtaaaggaagagaaggaaaaggcaaataGGACACTTAAACTAACAAAACCTAACCAGGAGaaggaattaaaaggaaaagaagataaaggCACGGAAAAGGTGGATTCTGTCAAGACTAAGAAAGAACAcgaagatgaggaaaaaagcCGAAATTCAAAACCtggcaggagaggaaaggagttTGAACAAGAAGAGTattatttgaaggaaaaatttgAAAGTGTGATTGAATCactgaagatatttaaaaatgatccTTTATTCTTTAAACCAGGTGAGTTTCtacttgttttaattaaaaatgcactgTTTGGTGAAATTTTAGTTTCAAATTGTTTTACATGCAATGAAGTTAGTTTAGTCCAGTAAAGTGGggtgatttttgtttatttgtttttctgtgctccATTAAAAGTTCAACAGAGAAGTGTGCAGGCTGTTCTGTAGAAACTGTCCACTCTTGTCGTTATATTACAACTGACTTAACTTTTGATGATCAAAGTAATCATTAGGACTTTGTCAAGACAAAGCACTGctttaaggatatttttaaactgaaatctttAGTGGTaccttattttcagtttatgtAAAGGTACAGACCACAGTGTTTGTACATTTGAAAGTTCTTATTTGTACAGTAGAGCACATGCGTGCCTTGTATAGAGAGATCTCCATCATGCATTTACTCGTatactgttcttttttgtttttaactattcAGTTCAGTTTTGCTGTTACTTCAGCTATACAGCTACAACAACTAAACCTTATTGGAAGATGCTGAAATTATTTAAGTTAAGTCCAGAGATTACTTTGAAGAGCTTCAGATAAAAGTTCTAAATGAGTTGGATTAGTAGGCAAATGATACTCATTGCTGATTAAATGGGTGTTACTTGCTGTTTAGGGGAGATGGATAGAAAGGGGAAGACGTCAACCGTTTTTCCACTTTGGAGAGTTCTAAGTTAATTGAACCAATGTCAAGTAAGGGATCTGTCTGTAACTGCAGGGACTTCAGTGAAAACTTTTACTTGGTGTATTGGTGTTTCAGAAAAGATGTTAGCGCAAGAAATAAGgagattaaaaacacaaaacatcattttgtaaataattttgtaaataatacTATCTAAAATAACGTGTGTTACTGTTACATGACCTTAAACGATATTCTAGAACTAGAAAGGTTAAAACATGATAAAAGTGATTGAAGACCTTGGAAAAACCTGAGCCAGTACTACCCCTGCTTTTCCACCTTTAAGGTatagataaacagaaaaatcacagtgGATCAGCTTCTCTTAGGAAGTGATTACATGGTTGACTTCTGCTGCTCTCTATCTAGATACCCTTGTTAGAACTAGCATGGTAAATCTTGTGAAAAGgatgtgaaatgtttttctctacGTCTCGGTGTGAAACCTACCTGTAAATGTTGATTCTTGAGAGTTCTTTAGTGCTGTTGTCACAGCTGCCTGCACTCAATGAGTGTCTGTCTGCTCCAATACAGTAATGGCTAGGGATCAGTATCTTGAGCCCTAGTTTTCACAATTGTAATATAATGTAAATAATTCTTATTTGTTGCTATACtagttttatttcctgtgtGATTATTGAAGTTTTATCcctcaaaattttcattaaagtaTCGTGCAGCTAACTCTTCTTCCCTgtccccccctcctttttttttcttcttaaggtAGTCACTTCTTGTATTCAACGTATGGCTTTACCCTCTTAAGTGCTGTTGTGGAGAGAGTTTCAGGACAAAAATTTACAGATTATATGCTAAAAATGTTTCAGGACCTGGATATGCTGTCAACTGTGCTGGATGACAATGAAGCAATAATATATAACAGAGCAAGGTAAACAAGAATGAAATTTTACTCTACCTTTTCCATGATAATCATtgttttttctatctttttgagcctactgaattaaaatatgcaatttttttttggaCGAGTGTTTTGATGAAGTGATTCATGTTATTTCAAACTTGAATTTTATATCAGCATTATGGTATTGATGTTGTAATTAGCATGTGAAATTAAAGaatagaaaagtattttctaagggtgtgtgtgtgtgtatatatatatatatacacaaacacacatatatatgtgtatatatatagagagagatagTAGGAGTTCtgaattttgaataattttgaataattttgaataattttgaataattttgaaGTTTGCATTTAGTTTAGTTGCAAATGGGCAGGTAAGTTTAGGTAGAGGAAGATGAAGGAGTAACTGGGAGGCTCTTGTACAATGTGTAGTTACCTCAGTTTGCTTTATGCTGACTTCCAAAGAGGTCCACTGAATGGTAGTAGTTCATTCCCACAGTAATAAAAGGCTTGATctatctatacatatatatgtgtgtatgtatatatatatagagagagggggggggaagagagataCAAACCCTTTTACAAATGGAAATGTGGTAGGGATGATTGGGACAGACACTCCTATGGGGATCATCTTCTGCGCTATTTAATGTTGAACAAAACTGAGGCATGaatgtgttgtttttccttcaagCATAACTGGCTTGATGTCTCAAACCTAGAAACATTGAGAAGTTGGGTATTTCTTAATAATTTGTTTGTGCTATATTTTACTGATACTAAAATGCTtaaaactttgcattttcaagATCTTCTTAAGATATAAGTCAGGCATTGAGTATCTTTGTAAGAAACTATTAtcatgacagaaaaatagagTATAGGGGCACTGAGAGATTCTCAGGTCACTGGCTGAGTTGATGGCAGAGTGGAACTCTTTacctctctttttttgcttcaaTCTCTGAATTGTTACTTCTTTTAGAAGATCCCTAAAAGTTTTTCAGTGTAAACGCGAACTAGTTAGGGAGTGGGTACCTGTTTGGTAGTAGGTATGCTTTTTATACTTTCATGGATCTCTAAGTAGTCTGTGGGCCTCTTGTGGCCTAAAGACAAGGTTCCAGTTATTTCAGTGCAGTCAGTGCTACTATTGTATTGTTCCTGATAGCTCATTTTCCTATTCTGGCTGATGGTTTCCaattgatattttaataaaaggttTTGCAAGACTTCCATGCTTCTCAGTCATATTAGTAGTTCTGGCACACTTGGTTGTTCTGCATCATCACTGTAATGGAAAAAAGGCAATCATAAATGGAAAACACTGCCTCACAGTGAACAGGGCATGTAAGATTTTAGGGAAATTTCAGAGCAGTGTCTGATAATCACAAGGGCAGTAGTAGGATTCCTCTCTCTTGAAACACTTTACATTTACTACACAGATTTAAGACAAGTCCTGTGCTGGCTGATCTACAGGCTTCTTCCGTGTCTTCTATATTGTCTTGACCTTTAGTATATCCTACTAGTAAGAAGAAAGATTAGTGAGTTATTGAAACAAAACTTATAACCTAAAAGTAGtcacttatttttgttttcccatttgaatttcttcatgatttgattttcttcaaaaatatattaaatatgaatattttaaaaacacaattttaaagTTTCTTGAGAGCAGGATGATATATAGTCAATACGCTCTTAAAAAGTAGGGTAGTTTAAATAGTTTTACATGATACTTGAGAATGATGAGTTAAATTTTCTTGAATTCTAGGTGTTATGTTTACAACAAAAAGGGACGGCTGGTAAACGCACCGTATGTGGACAACTCTTACAAGTGGGCTGGTGGTGGCTTTCTGTCATCAGTAGGTGACCTTCTGAAATTTGGAAATGCCTTGTTATACAGTTATCAAGTTGGACgatttaaaaacagtaatggCAAACTTCTTCCTGGGTACCTCAAACCAGACACAGTCGCAATGATGTGGACCCCAGTGCCAAACACTGAAGTATCATGGGACAGGGATGGTAAATATGCCATGGCTTGGGCTGTAGTGGAGAAGAAACAACAATGTGGCTTTTGTAGACAGCAGAGACATTATGCTTCCCATACAGGTGGTGCAGTGGGGGCGAGTAGTGTCCTCCTCATTCTTCCTGAAGAGCTGGACTCGGAAGTCATAGATAATGGGCTAGTGGCACCACCTAGAGGAGTAATTGTTACTGTTATCTGTAATATGCAATCAGTTTCCCTCAACAGCACTGCCTTGAAGATTGCAAGGGAATTtgataaagaaaaatggatgagatacatagattaaaaaaacagacGTAGATAACCAAACTACTGTACTGAAACATGGGAAAAACCATAAATGGAGAGGGGGACAACTGAAGTCAGAGATTGCTGAGAATACATGAGAAAGTATCAAAAGTTCAACTAATTAACTTCTGTTAGTGGTGCTACATTTTCATGCAACTGAATTCATCTCTCAGGGAAGTTCCTAGCTTATAGAAGAGAATGTAAAAGTTGAATTTGACTTCCTGTGTTACCCGTATAAATCATCATTTATATTAGCaggtctccccccccccatccagTTATGCACTTCACAAAGATTTAGGAAGTAGTGTGGGTTTCTTGTACTGGGAAATTCAGCAACAAATTATGTAACTTAAATGTTAAATTTGTGCAAAAATTTTCACATCTTGATTTGAGTTCccaaacacttatttttttcacaattcaGGTCTGCCAAAACTTTTCAGtgttatttaaaagttttagtattgattttagatttttacagaggcttttttatttgtttaaaaagcaaaaaacaaatgctgaagCTACCTCCGGAATACAGATTTATACCAGAAGTACATTTTAATCAAAGATGTGAATTattgaagaattaaaaaaagattgaagCTAGAGTAATgtgagtaaaaatattttcattatatagCTGTCTTCCATTTTGATTGGGCACAGAGAATATGTGAAACCTTTTTACTGTGAAATAAGGGTATTATTTTACAGTTGAATATGCCAGAATAGCACAACATGGTAAACCATTAAACTCTTATTGTTAGCTTTCCCTACAGGATAAATCAGCCACAGTGTGCATGTGCAACTTAGCACTGGTAGTAGAGGTGGTAGTTAATAGCCAGGAATAGCACTGTATTCTGGTTTGTAGATAGACctttagataaaaaaaaaaagttctgataAAATTTAAAGGCCATTCTTGAAGCCAGTAGTGAGGTTTTACAGATGAAGAGGATTGtggttttttgcttttaaccTCCAAAACCatcctttttctcattctgGAGATCTGCCTTAAGGAGTTATGTTTGCACAAGGTGAGCAAGAAATTATTGTGACAGGTTCCCAAAGAAGCTGTATGTAAGCTTCATTCCTATTACAGGAGTATAATGACAACTCAGTATTATGAGTTTTATATATTCCATAATGGCATCTCCTTTTTCTCAAGGGCAGCAAAAAGCCATTTACTGCTCGGTCATCCCTTTACTGATCTGTTTTCCCCAGTCCACTTTTGTTCAAAATGGATTTTAA
The sequence above is a segment of the Rhea pennata isolate bPtePen1 chromosome 10, bPtePen1.pri, whole genome shotgun sequence genome. Coding sequences within it:
- the LACTB gene encoding serine beta-lactamase-like protein LACTB, mitochondrial; translated protein: MNGLVRALHRAAALGRAGRLPAGGGGAGARPWGWGLALGLALGVQAGCEADVRSEAPPPAPHGFGGAIERSRDLLRRVKDEAGIPGILVGVSVDGKEIWSEGLGYADVENRVICKPETIMRIASISKCLTMMAVAKLWEEGKLDLDAPVQKYVPEFPEKIYEGEKVVITTRLLVSHLSGIRHYEKDITKVKEEKEKANRTLKLTKPNQEKELKGKEDKGTEKVDSVKTKKEHEDEEKSRNSKPGRRGKEFEQEEYYLKEKFESVIESLKIFKNDPLFFKPGSHFLYSTYGFTLLSAVVERVSGQKFTDYMLKMFQDLDMLSTVLDDNEAIIYNRARCYVYNKKGRLVNAPYVDNSYKWAGGGFLSSVGDLLKFGNALLYSYQVGRFKNSNGKLLPGYLKPDTVAMMWTPVPNTEVSWDRDGKYAMAWAVVEKKQQCGFCRQQRHYASHTGGAVGASSVLLILPEELDSEVIDNGLVAPPRGVIVTVICNMQSVSLNSTALKIAREFDKEKWMRYID